A region from the Vicia villosa cultivar HV-30 ecotype Madison, WI linkage group LG3, Vvil1.0, whole genome shotgun sequence genome encodes:
- the LOC131658623 gene encoding uncharacterized protein LOC131658623 produces MSVDGRWPDGEWERVKRRAGRVSPPRWDVFPWGGGFVGNRKVSLISIYFSKFPDSYSAKSFFELFACIGKLVEVAISPRKNRFDRKFGFVRFEGVEDGRMLAIRCDNVMIMGIKIYANLPRFERPRFESGMGGGPNLFQGGGVSQKKFDPTGAAGYVGCVSGDRRSYAKVVHDGVGSNSNVCAESRPKLCYSSKAKDRNKLEKAYVGFVSIPGSSYNIQSHFEMEGYFQVKVTPMGGNLCLLGEVEEGVIDDLIGDGETWWKQWFNVIRRWNELDIDDGRVSWISVYDVPIHAWNAEFFMVVANSLGTFICLDESTAEGSNYDTARMMVRVKLTHELATKMEVLIDEKIFVLALKEDAVGLMRSLSGTRKVNNSVSSEYDSLVLWTIFL; encoded by the coding sequence ATGTCCGTCGACGGTCGTTGGCCGGACGGAGAATGGGAGAGGGTTAAGAGAAGGGCCGGTAGGGTTTCGCCTCCTCGGTGGGATGTGTTTCCTTGGGGCGGAGGTTTTGTTGGTAATCGGAAGGTGTCGCTGATTTCGATTTACTTCTCGAAGTTTCCAGATTCTTACTCTGCAAAGTCTTTCTTCGAGCTTTTTGCGTGTATCGGGAAGCTAGTGGAAGTGGCTATTTCTCCGAGGAAGAATCGTTTCGATAGGAAGTTTGGTTTCGTTAGGTTTGAAGGGGTGGAGGACGGAAGGATGCTTGCGATTCGTTGCGACAATGTGATGATTATGGGGATTAAAATTTACGCCAACCTTCCTAGATTTGAACGACCTCGTTTCGAATCGGGGATGGGTGGTGGGCCAAATTTGTTTCAAGGAGGGGGAGTTTCTCAGAAGAAGTTTGATCCGACGGGTGCGGCGGGTTATGTTGGGTGTGTTAGCGGGGACAGAAGATCTTATGCTAAGGTGGTTCACGATGGTGTGGGGAGTAACTCTAACGTTTGCGCAGAGTCCCGTCCAAAGCTCTGTTACTCCTCTAAAGCTAAAGATAGAAACAAATTGGAGAAAGCTTATGTGGGTTTCGTGTCTATTCCCGGGTCGTCCTACAACATTCAGTCTCACTTTGAAATGGAGGGGTATTTTCAGGTTAAGGTGACTCCTATGGGGGGAAATTTGTGTCTGTTGGGAGAGGTGGAGGAGGGCGTAATTGATGATCTCATCGGTGACGGGGAAACGTGGTGGAAGCAGTGGTTTAATGTGATAAGGAGGTGGAACGAGCTAGACATTGACGACGGTAGAGTCAGTTGGATTAGTGTGTATGATGTGCCTATTCATGCGTGGAATGCTGAGTTTTTCATGGTTGTGGCTAATTCGTTGGGGACGTTCATTTGTCTTGACGAATCCACGGCGGAAGGATCTAATTACGACACAGCAAGGATGATGGTGAGGGTTAAGCTGACTCATGAGTTAGCAACAAAGATGGAGGTTCTCATCGACGAGAAAATTTTTGTTCTTGCTCTGAAGGAGGATGCGGTGGGTTTGATGCGCAGTTTATCAGGTACGCGAAAAGTCAATAATTCGGTTAGCTCTGAGTATGATTCTTTGGTTTTGTGGACGATATTTCTGTAA